The following coding sequences are from one Lolium rigidum isolate FL_2022 chromosome 6, APGP_CSIRO_Lrig_0.1, whole genome shotgun sequence window:
- the LOC124662561 gene encoding uncharacterized protein At4g15970-like, which translates to MGSPHDGARVSHAVSFLLGALLPGLLLFFLASDRVGEQLSSIASLANGSPHQQTTHANLSTDGSEEESFPGMPELLSKVAMDDRTVIITLVNEAWSAEGSLLDLFRASFHDGEGIAHLLNHTLIVAVDPGAMARCEAVHPHCYFLEVAATNVSSANRFMSKSFMELVWAKLSLQQRILQLGYNYLYTDVDIVWFRDPFRHISLYADMAISTDFFSGDPDDAVKNAPNTGFYYVKSTNRTVEMLRRWRAARSLPRPGGGGPTNDQGIFNEIKAGLVAGDLQIRLVFLDTVFFDGFCRLHGEMDKVCTMHANCCIGLETKVHDLRNAVADWKNYSSLIPPEKRGAHLKWRYPAECHESIKTLLG; encoded by the exons ATGGGCAGCCCGCATGACGGCGCCAGGGTCAGCCACGCCGTCTCGTTCCTCCTCGGGGCTCTTCTCCCCGGCCTCTTGCTATTCTTCCTCGCTTCCGACAGGGTCGGCGAGCAGCTGTCAAGCATAGCGAGCTTGGCAAACGGATCACCTCATCAGCagactacccatgccaacctctcAACCGATGGTTCA gaggaggagagcttcCCGGGCATGCCGGAGTTGTTGTCCAAGGTTGCCATGGACGACCGGACGGTTATCATCACGCTAGTCAACGAAGCTTGGTCGGCGGAGGGGTCGCTGTTGGATCTCTTCCGCGCGAGCTTCCACGACGGCGAGGGGATCGCACACCTCCTCAACCAcaccctcatcgtcgccgtcgaccCCGGCGCCATGGCGCGCTGTGAGGCCGTGCACCCACACTGCTACTTCCTCGAGGTCGCGGCTACCAATGTCAGCTCCGCCAACCGCTTCATGAGCAAGAGCTTCATGGAGCTCgtctgggccaagctctccctccagCAGCGCATCCTCCAGCTCGGCTACAACTATCTCTACACT GATGTGGATATTGTGTGGTTCCGCGACCCATTCCGGCACATCAGTCTATACGCCGACATGGCCATTTCCACCGACTTCTTCAGCGGCGACCCCGACGACGCCGTGAAGAACGCGCCTAACACCGGCTTCTACTACGTCAAGTCGACAAACCGGACGGTGGAGATGCTGAGGCGCTGGAGGGCTGCGAGGTCGTTGCcccggccgggcggcggcggcccgaccaACGACCAGGGGATCTTCAATGAGATCAAGGCCGGCCTCGTTGCCGGCGACCTGCAGATCAGGTTAGTGTTCCTAGATACGGTGTTCTTCGACGGTTTCTGCCGGCTCCACGGTGAGATGGACAAGGTCTGCACGATGCATGCCAACTGCTGCATCGGGCTCGAGACCAAGGTGCACGACCTGAGGAATGCGGTCGCCGACTGGAAGAACTACTCGAGCCTTAtaccgccggagaagaggggcGCCCATCTCAAGTGGAGGTACCCTGCCGAGTGCCACGAGTCGATTAAAAcacttttagggtga